From a region of the Apibacter sp. B3706 genome:
- the pyrF gene encoding orotidine-5'-phosphate decarboxylase — protein sequence MINKEKFLLKSYELGIIKFGEFTLKSGILSPFYVDLRPLASSPELLSELSQLLLAMLKDCRHELICGVPYAALPMATAMSLESKVPLIIKRKESKNYGTKKMLEGIFKEGQRCVLVEDVITSGKSLLETIEEVEKEGLKVKDIVVVLDRQQGGKELLESKGYHVHTLFSIENVIDILYNHEFLNQSQVVKIKDFLKEKPTVQLSAPRLTYEEKLELQNHSVSKKLIEIALSKKTNLIASLDTHKSAEILKLAHQIGDSIVAVKLHSDIISDFTENFIHELKEIAAAKNFLLFEDRKFGDIGNTQHMQFTGGIYKISEWADLITSHVIAGEESLQVFGEKTGVVTIAEMSSKGTLTDENYKSKAIEISSKVSNVIGCVAQSKLPSALLLFTPGVNLTESGDSKGQQFNTPEKVFSDYHTDFIIVGRGIYGAKNPEEAAKKYKEEGWKAYLKNC from the coding sequence ATGATTAACAAAGAAAAATTTTTACTCAAATCTTATGAACTGGGAATAATAAAATTTGGTGAATTCACTTTAAAAAGTGGGATTCTTTCTCCTTTTTACGTTGATTTACGACCATTAGCCTCCAGTCCGGAATTACTAAGCGAATTGTCACAACTTTTATTGGCTATGCTAAAAGATTGTAGGCACGAACTTATTTGCGGTGTTCCCTATGCGGCTTTACCTATGGCTACGGCGATGTCTTTAGAATCTAAAGTGCCATTAATTATAAAAAGAAAAGAGAGTAAAAATTACGGGACGAAAAAAATGTTGGAAGGGATCTTTAAAGAAGGACAACGTTGCGTACTCGTGGAAGATGTAATAACAAGTGGGAAAAGTTTGCTTGAAACGATAGAAGAGGTAGAAAAAGAAGGACTAAAAGTAAAAGATATTGTTGTAGTATTAGATAGGCAACAAGGGGGTAAAGAATTATTGGAAAGCAAAGGATATCATGTTCACACTTTATTCAGTATTGAAAATGTAATTGATATTCTGTACAATCATGAATTTTTAAATCAATCACAGGTTGTTAAAATCAAAGACTTTCTTAAAGAAAAACCAACGGTACAATTAAGTGCTCCTCGATTAACCTATGAGGAAAAATTAGAATTACAGAATCATTCGGTTTCTAAGAAGCTGATCGAAATTGCATTATCAAAAAAAACCAACTTAATTGCTTCCTTAGATACCCATAAATCTGCAGAAATTTTAAAATTAGCGCATCAAATAGGAGATTCCATTGTGGCTGTTAAATTGCATTCAGATATAATTTCAGACTTTACTGAAAATTTTATACACGAATTGAAAGAGATTGCAGCAGCTAAAAACTTTTTATTATTCGAGGACAGAAAATTTGGAGATATTGGTAATACACAACATATGCAGTTTACCGGAGGAATTTATAAAATCTCAGAATGGGCAGATTTAATAACTTCTCATGTTATAGCCGGAGAAGAAAGCTTACAAGTATTTGGTGAAAAAACCGGAGTAGTAACTATTGCAGAAATGTCGTCAAAAGGAACTTTAACAGATGAAAACTATAAGTCGAAAGCGATCGAAATTTCAAGTAAAGTTTCCAATGTAATAGGATGTGTTGCCCAATCCAAACTACCTTCTGCTTTATTGTTATTCACTCCGGGGGTGAATTTAACTGAATCAGGAGATTCCAAAGGACAGCAATTCAATACCCCTGAAAAAGTATTCTCCGACTATCATACAGATTTTATTATTGTCGGCAGAGGCATTTACGGAGCTAAGAATCCGGAAGAAGCTGCCAAGAAATATAAAGAAGAAGGCTGGAAAGCATATTTAAAGAATTGTTAA
- the ruvC gene encoding crossover junction endodeoxyribonuclease RuvC — translation MLTERIIIGIDPGTNVMGFGIISVVGNKMKLLCIDELILKKVESHALKLKKIFDKTLSLIDTYHPDELAIEEPFYAKNVQSMLKLGRAQGVAMAAGLLREIPITEYFPKKVKMSITGNGNASKEQVAGMLKTLLNLKDFPTRYLDASDGLALAVCHFLNSRVSSSANTSKSYSGWDSFVKNNPKRVGS, via the coding sequence ATTTTGACGGAAAGAATAATAATAGGAATCGATCCCGGAACGAATGTTATGGGATTTGGGATTATTAGTGTAGTGGGTAATAAAATGAAGCTGTTGTGCATTGATGAGCTAATTCTTAAAAAGGTTGAATCTCATGCATTAAAGCTTAAAAAAATATTTGATAAAACCTTATCGCTGATTGATACCTATCATCCGGATGAATTGGCAATTGAAGAACCCTTTTACGCTAAAAATGTGCAGTCTATGTTAAAATTAGGCAGAGCACAAGGTGTTGCTATGGCTGCCGGCTTACTAAGAGAAATTCCTATTACAGAATATTTTCCTAAAAAAGTTAAAATGTCAATAACAGGAAACGGTAATGCATCCAAAGAACAAGTTGCAGGAATGTTAAAAACTTTATTGAATTTAAAAGATTTTCCTACTCGATATTTGGATGCTTCCGATGGACTGGCTCTGGCAGTGTGCCACTTTTTAAACAGTAGAGTTTCCTCATCCGCAAATACTTCAAAATCATATTCGGGGTGGGATTCCTTTGTGAAAAATAATCCAAAAAGAGTGGGCAGTTGA
- a CDS encoding DUF4293 family protein, with protein MIQRIQSIYLSLAGILGFAVGYITDFIPNDLTDMFLLFLIGLLAFISLFCFKSRNVQRKINYINIIINVLLIGFMVYDLLNSSGGSTILPEKGVELLVPVLLIILLAMANKYINKDEKLIKSVDRFR; from the coding sequence TTGATCCAAAGAATTCAAAGTATTTATCTATCATTAGCCGGTATACTAGGATTTGCTGTCGGTTATATAACCGATTTCATTCCTAATGATTTAACAGATATGTTCCTTTTGTTCCTCATCGGATTGTTAGCTTTTATTTCCCTATTCTGCTTTAAAAGCAGAAATGTTCAAAGAAAAATTAATTATATAAATATAATTATAAACGTATTGTTGATCGGTTTTATGGTTTATGATTTGCTAAATTCATCTGGAGGAAGTACTATACTTCCTGAGAAAGGTGTTGAGCTACTCGTCCCGGTCCTGCTGATTATTCTGCTTGCCATGGCAAATAAGTACATCAATAAGGATGAAAAGCTCATAAAATCTGTAGACAGATTCCGTTAA
- the rho gene encoding transcription termination factor Rho encodes MFEEQKLKAMKVADLQSIANELKIKSSGLKKSELIELILAHQNKQTHHNESEKSTDEEPIITEKRQRKRIPAKQQQRDTLFSKEEVVENKSSQDDDSLIDDDVQKEVSENDEDFKIDIPVYRKPQVILRKSADSTHFQKTTVSKDDKKLFDEEPKTNYQSPKKNNIKEYANRPHTNGNKYRSSDYEFEGIIKTEGVLEITQDGYGFLRSSDFNYLSSPDDVYVSPSQIKLFGLKTGDTVTGEVRPPKEGEKFFPLVKIIEINGRDPLFVRDRVSFEHLTPLFPEEKFKLAGKGATLSTRVVDLFSPIGKGQRGMIVAQPKTGKTILLKDIANVISINHPEVYMIVLLIDERPEEVTDMQRSVKGEVIASTFDESAEKHVKVANIVLSKAQRMVECGHDVVILLDSITRLARAYNTVSPASGKVLSGGVDANALHKPKRFFGAARNIEGGGSLTIIATALIDTGSKMDEVIFEEFKGTGNMELQLDRKIANKRIYPAIDLVSSSTRRDDLLLDPVSQQRMWILRNHLADMNPLEAMEFLKMRLDRSLSNEEFLLTMNQ; translated from the coding sequence ATGTTTGAGGAACAAAAGCTTAAAGCAATGAAAGTGGCTGATTTGCAGTCTATTGCTAATGAATTAAAAATTAAAAGTTCAGGATTAAAAAAATCAGAATTAATTGAATTAATTTTAGCTCATCAAAACAAACAAACACACCATAATGAGTCGGAAAAATCAACCGATGAAGAGCCTATAATAACGGAAAAAAGACAAAGAAAAAGAATACCTGCTAAACAACAGCAGAGAGATACTTTATTTTCTAAAGAAGAAGTGGTTGAAAATAAAAGTTCCCAAGATGATGACTCACTAATAGATGATGACGTTCAAAAAGAAGTTTCGGAAAATGATGAAGATTTTAAAATTGATATCCCGGTTTACAGAAAGCCGCAAGTTATATTAAGAAAAAGTGCAGACAGCACTCATTTTCAAAAAACTACAGTTTCTAAGGATGATAAAAAGCTTTTTGATGAAGAGCCTAAAACCAATTATCAAAGCCCGAAGAAAAACAATATTAAGGAATATGCTAACAGACCGCATACCAATGGTAATAAATATCGTTCCTCCGATTATGAATTTGAGGGTATTATAAAAACAGAAGGAGTTTTAGAGATCACTCAGGACGGATATGGTTTTTTACGTTCTTCTGACTTTAATTACCTTTCATCTCCCGATGATGTATATGTTTCTCCTTCCCAAATTAAGCTTTTCGGACTTAAGACCGGAGATACTGTTACCGGAGAAGTTCGTCCACCGAAAGAAGGTGAAAAATTTTTCCCTTTAGTTAAGATTATCGAAATAAACGGAAGAGATCCTTTATTTGTTAGAGATCGAGTATCATTCGAGCATTTAACTCCCTTATTTCCTGAAGAAAAATTTAAATTAGCAGGTAAAGGAGCTACTTTGTCAACTCGTGTAGTAGATTTATTCTCTCCTATTGGAAAAGGACAAAGAGGGATGATCGTTGCTCAGCCTAAAACAGGTAAAACAATTTTACTTAAAGATATTGCCAATGTAATTTCCATAAATCATCCGGAAGTTTACATGATTGTATTATTGATAGACGAACGTCCGGAGGAGGTAACCGACATGCAAAGAAGCGTCAAAGGAGAAGTAATTGCTTCAACTTTTGATGAATCAGCCGAAAAACATGTAAAAGTTGCCAATATTGTTCTGTCTAAAGCACAAAGAATGGTGGAATGTGGACACGATGTAGTAATATTGTTAGATTCCATTACCCGTTTGGCTCGTGCTTATAATACGGTTTCTCCGGCATCCGGTAAAGTACTTTCCGGAGGGGTAGATGCCAATGCACTTCATAAACCTAAACGTTTCTTTGGAGCAGCAAGAAATATTGAAGGAGGAGGTTCTCTTACTATTATTGCAACGGCATTGATAGATACCGGATCTAAAATGGATGAAGTAATTTTTGAGGAATTTAAAGGTACCGGTAATATGGAGCTTCAACTGGATCGAAAAATTGCCAATAAACGTATTTATCCGGCTATTGATTTGGTTTCGTCTTCAACACGTCGTGACGATTTATTATTAGACCCGGTTTCTCAACAAAGAATGTGGATATTAAGGAATCATTTGGCAGATATGAATCCATTGGAAGCTATGGAGTTCTTAAAAATGAGATTAGACCGATCTCTTTCCAATGAAGAATTCTTATTAACGATGAATCAATAA
- a CDS encoding DUF2892 domain-containing protein, translated as MNKYIKLVIAALIIGLGIYLMFNRQIGLGILLVILSALPILLFFRNEYILLAFWKLRKQDLVGARSWLDKITNVKSQLVRKQYGYYNYLMGITEAQGNAAKAESYMKTALDYGLSFKHDRALATLNLAAGAMMRGNKNEAERFLTEAKKLDTSNMLGDQIKMMKEQMKRVNVSRSNMINPQMRSRSKFMK; from the coding sequence ATGAATAAATATATAAAACTTGTTATTGCAGCCCTCATAATCGGATTGGGCATTTATCTGATGTTTAATCGTCAAATAGGATTAGGAATTCTATTGGTTATTCTTTCTGCCCTGCCTATTTTATTATTTTTCAGAAACGAATATATTTTATTAGCTTTTTGGAAACTGAGAAAACAAGATCTTGTAGGTGCTCGTTCCTGGTTGGACAAAATTACTAATGTGAAAAGTCAATTAGTAAGAAAACAATACGGATATTATAACTATCTTATGGGGATTACTGAGGCTCAAGGCAATGCTGCTAAGGCCGAATCGTATATGAAAACAGCTTTGGATTACGGTTTAAGCTTTAAACACGATCGCGCATTGGCTACACTAAATTTGGCGGCAGGAGCTATGATGAGAGGTAATAAAAATGAGGCAGAACGTTTTTTAACTGAAGCTAAAAAATTAGATACTTCCAACATGCTGGGAGATCAAATTAAAATGATGAAAGAACAAATGAAAAGAGTAAATGTTTCGAGAAGCAATATGATCAACCCTCAAATGAGAAGTCGTTCCAAATTCATGAAATAA
- the era gene encoding GTPase Era: protein MSHHSGFVSIVGKPNVGKSTLINQLIGEKLSIVTPKVQTTRHRVYGIWNDENTQIIFSDTPGIIQNPAYELQEKMNDFVKESFEDADLILFITEFGEEKNPSEFLVKKLNSVKIPVIVLLNKVDKAKDASTISESVAFWHNQLPNAEILPISALHSLNTELILPKIKSLLPEMPPYYDKEQFTTLSERFFVNETVREKILLNYQKEIPYSVEVVTESFKEEDHIIRIESTIYVERNTQKGILIGHKGQKIQKVGTEARLDLEKFFNKKIFLNLYVKVKKDWRSNDRDLKNFGYTNK from the coding sequence ATGTCACACCACTCAGGATTTGTCAGCATTGTAGGTAAACCCAATGTAGGAAAATCCACTTTGATAAATCAATTAATAGGAGAAAAGCTATCCATCGTAACTCCAAAAGTACAAACTACCCGTCATCGAGTATATGGAATTTGGAACGATGAAAATACACAAATTATATTTTCCGATACCCCCGGAATCATACAAAATCCTGCTTATGAGTTGCAGGAAAAAATGAATGATTTTGTAAAAGAGTCTTTTGAAGATGCTGATTTGATTTTATTTATCACAGAATTTGGCGAAGAAAAAAATCCTTCAGAATTTTTAGTTAAAAAATTAAATTCGGTAAAAATACCTGTTATTGTATTACTAAATAAAGTTGATAAAGCTAAAGATGCTTCAACTATATCAGAAAGCGTTGCATTTTGGCATAACCAATTACCAAATGCAGAAATTCTTCCTATATCTGCCTTACATTCTCTCAATACCGAATTAATTCTTCCAAAAATTAAAAGTTTATTGCCGGAAATGCCTCCTTATTATGATAAAGAACAATTTACCACCTTATCGGAACGTTTTTTTGTGAACGAGACTGTTCGGGAAAAAATATTGCTTAATTATCAAAAAGAGATTCCTTATTCTGTAGAAGTCGTTACCGAAAGCTTTAAAGAAGAAGATCATATTATCCGTATTGAATCGACTATTTATGTAGAAAGAAACACACAAAAAGGCATTCTTATCGGTCATAAAGGACAAAAAATTCAAAAAGTAGGGACGGAAGCTCGGCTAGACTTAGAAAAATTTTTTAATAAAAAGATTTTCCTCAACCTTTATGTCAAAGTAAAAAAAGATTGGAGATCCAATGATCGGGATTTAAAAAATTTCGGATATACAAATAAATAA
- a CDS encoding N-acetylmuramoyl-L-alanine amidase, producing MIQIIKFNILCCTLFFLVSCGSQKKIIVDSKVIRDTVYITHANPKYHIITEANLPEYVISQKNFPSVAFNERIKFLVLHYTVSDYPTSVKILAKKGQVSAHYLITDQPNDTIDILVSEDKRAWHAGVSSWNGTENLNDTSIGIEIVNKGYTKIKDSLIFTYFPKYQIKKVATLSKNIINRYEIDPVNVVGHSDIAPLRKQDPGPMFPWKELYTQYGIGAWYEEYDKEYYLTQYIPDTYPYSSPLEFQKALKKYGYKIDLTGEWDKNTFLTIRAFQWHFRPEKADGNVDAETWAILQALNKKYRSNTK from the coding sequence ATGATACAAATAATAAAATTCAACATTTTGTGTTGTACACTCTTCTTCTTAGTAAGCTGTGGATCACAAAAAAAGATTATCGTTGATAGCAAGGTTATTAGAGATACTGTATATATAACCCATGCTAATCCTAAATATCACATCATAACCGAAGCCAACCTTCCGGAATATGTTATTTCTCAAAAAAATTTCCCTTCCGTTGCATTTAATGAAAGAATTAAATTTTTGGTTTTGCACTATACAGTTTCAGATTATCCAACCTCTGTTAAGATATTGGCTAAAAAAGGGCAAGTAAGCGCTCATTATTTAATCACAGACCAGCCGAACGATACCATTGATATCTTAGTTAGTGAGGACAAAAGAGCCTGGCATGCGGGAGTGAGCTCATGGAATGGAACAGAGAATTTAAATGATACCTCCATAGGTATTGAAATAGTAAATAAAGGATACACTAAAATAAAAGATTCATTAATATTTACTTATTTTCCAAAATATCAGATTAAGAAAGTTGCGACTTTATCCAAAAACATTATTAATCGTTACGAGATTGACCCTGTGAATGTTGTGGGGCACAGCGATATAGCCCCGTTAAGAAAACAAGATCCCGGGCCTATGTTTCCTTGGAAAGAGTTATATACTCAGTATGGAATTGGAGCTTGGTATGAGGAGTATGACAAAGAGTATTATTTGACTCAATATATTCCGGATACCTACCCTTACAGTTCTCCGTTGGAATTTCAGAAAGCACTTAAAAAATACGGTTATAAAATAGATTTAACCGGAGAATGGGACAAAAATACATTTCTAACTATCCGTGCATTTCAATGGCATTTCAGACCTGAAAAAGCTGATGGCAATGTAGATGCTGAAACTTGGGCTATTTTACAAGCCTTGAATAAAAAATATCGTTCCAATACTAAATAA